GAGGGCCTGGTGGGGTAATGGGCCCCCAAGACATGCCAATGGGCAACCCTGGACACAACTCAATGCGGCCTCCAGGATTCATGGGCCAAGGCATGATGGGCCCCCAGCACCGGATGATGTCTCCTGGGGGTCCGGGTGGGATGATGCAGGGGAGACAAATGGCCCACCCCGGCCCTGGTGGCTCACCTAACatgatgatgtcactgcaggGCATGGGCGGCCCCCCACAGCAGACAATGATGATGGGGGGTCAGATGAGGCCTCGTGATATGGACATGGGGTTCAGTCCGGGCCCCGGAATGTTCTAATCCAACAGAAACCTTGTATGTAGAATGTTCTTGGACAAAACATAAGGATAGAGTAAAGGTGTTTGTGTGGCGAAAACTCTGATGGACTCGAGTAAAGGTATAAAACGAGACGGGATGTACTCGAACAGCGATCAGAACGGAGCTAACCGGTCACCTAGTAACGTCCTGTGGGAACTATTCCAAGGCAGACTCAAACGGGCCCGGAGTGGAGTACTTTTGCCACAAGAACATTGAATTTTGATTCATGAACTTCAGAATGTATGGGATTGTTGTGCATCAATTTCGCaatgttcttgtgttttttgattACCTGACTATAAAGATGACTTTCAACATCAAAGAGGAATCAACTGAACTCAAAGTCAGCGTGGAGATGCTACAGTATATGTCtacttttttcaaattaaaaaaaaaaacaaatttgtcACGAAGGTGGTATGGAACAAGAGAAAGGAATAAGAAGAATTTGTGCTTTGTGAAGACTTTAGTGGAACTCCATCTTGTCTCTCGCTCCATTGTTTTGACTGTTTCTGTACAGTATATACGTGTGAGAGTGCGTGTGCGTGCTTGACagactgtatgtttgtgtggtatgtatgtatgtgtctGTATGTATAGGCATTCTATCAGTGACCTCTCAACTCCTCTTACCCAACTTTCATTGGGGGAGGAATGCCCCCTAAAAATACTGTACTGTTTACCATTGGTGGGCTATTCGAATTTTAGTCTATTTTAATTTCCTTTGTAACTCCAGTGTATAACAAACCAAACTATGACCTCATTAAGATAATAGTAttattaaaaaagcacaaacatgGACCGTCTGCAGAAAGCgtcttctttttctgttcttACCATTGAGAGCAACACATTAAGCGTGAGGATCCTGGCAGCTTTGCAGCACAACGATAATCCCCCAGACCATTTCGAATAGTCGGTGACATTCAACTTGGTGCTCCAAAACTTTCAGGACTCAACTTTCGCCAGCGTgaataatactgctaataccCAGATGTGCTATGTGTGAACTTCTTGTCCCtgctgttttcctgttttgttttgactctTGTTGACTCTGGGTAATAATCATTCCCACAGCAATAATCCCCCTAAAGGTCAGCAGAATGGGACAGGAGTGGCTGAAGGCCACAGCAGGTATGCCAGGTATTATAGAACTAGAGCTAGGTAGATCTGGTAAAACATTTAGTGAGGCAGGTGTGGTGTCCGGAGTGAGACACAGAACTGTAAACACGTACTGCTTACCATCCAGTtgacttcctctcttttctctatTGTATAAGCTTGTCATGTGTTTCTCCATTGGCTTTGGTGCAGAATAGCCTACCAGGGCTGTGGTGATGGACTACAAATAAAAGATATTGTTTTGGTATATACATGTTGTctatggagtgtgtgtgagtgcatgtatGGGACCATTCGGCTATTGACTATTCACATATAGTCAGGGATGTGGATCAGGCGGGGTCTTTGTCATTCTACACTCAAACCAGCTTACCAGCATTGAGCTTGAACAAAGAGAGCAAGTCATACCGTGAAGCAGTGTGGCCGAGTGGACATATCAGGAGGTACTTTCAGAGGACACCACACTTATAAAATAGATGCAATAATGTTGATGCATTTGAACTCTGAGCTAGTTCGTCAATAGCCTTGGTTTTTAAGTGTTACATAGCTGGAAAGAGTAGTACAGAGGCCTTCGTGTGacgggtaaaaaaaaaaaggaaaagaaaagagacatttattgatcaaaatctttatttagttattcGCAAATCCAAAGCTTTACATTTCGAGCAGCAGATCACGGGAAACTCATGATGAGTTacaatttgtgttattttaacacAGGTCTAAACAGTATAATGGGCATGTGTTCATACATTAAACTGTGTTCTGATGGTATCACCACATCCCCACAAGAAGGCAAACTAATGTTTCACTCTTAAAACACACAGTAGCATATTTATTCAATTTCTGCAGATTCTACCTGGTTATGAAGACATTGAACTAAACGCTAATGTAAAATCCTCAACATGAGTACATTGAATGCTTAGTATTCCCCTGAGGAATTTAAGTTTTGAAATTGAATTCAAAAGCAACCAAACTGGCAGAATTAAACATACTGCTAATTTGGTGCAACACTGGTTAACCTGTAAGATAATCACATCAGCTAATGAAGAGCAAGAGTAAACTAGCAACCGTTTGAACTTCTAAGGCAGACACTTATCtgtattttttcccttttcaacAAATCtgcaaagaacaaaacaaacaatcctaCTGTGTAAGCAACCCTGATATAGTGTATTCCTGTGCCATATAGATCTAATAACTATTTTAGACGTACAGGAGTGCGTTACCTCATTGAAGTGTACATGCAGTAAATACTAGAAGAGCACATTTCCATTAATCCACAGCTGAAATGGTCCCTAACAAATTCCCAATTTCCACTAGTTTAGTGTTCTGCTGATCTAGCAAATACTTTTGATAAATTGATGTTTTTGTCATCTGCTTTTAAAGATTTACGATGGCACATGGTCTTACTTTGCTTTTGGACTTTTGGAAAATTATTGTCAAGTCAATCAGAATAAGTGCATGCAAACCTGAACTGAACACCAAATGGTTTAGCACTTACACTTGTCAATATGCCATAACCATTCAATTAATCTACCTAAATGGAAAACTTAACTGCCATAGTAACAGAAGAAGGGTGTACTAAATGTCAGAGATATGTAAActgttgaaatgtaaaacagGCTGCAATCCAGTAAATGTATACCCAGGGAAGTTTTCCATGGTAAAGGTGGCAGGATAGCATGAGAACTGAGGATCTAAATGAAGGGTATCATGATGTGTGGTACCTGTTTGAGTGTAATATGGTGGGTAGCACAGTGTTACAGTTCGTTGAGGGTTTATGGTTTGGTTGAGTCTTCTTTGCTATCACAAAGTGAGTGGTAGAGTTCAGAGCTCAGCGAGTATGAAGAGAGGACCTGCTTAAACTCATCCAGTGGGCAGTACACTCCACTACAACCTGGTATTAGTTGATCCTGCAGAAAGATAAGCAATTTATAGTAAACAATAGTACAAAATGCAGCAGCTTATCAAATAACTGTGGACACATTCTCTGCCCCTACCTGGCCTATATATGAAACTTTGACAAAGGGCTTGTTGGTCTGCCGGTGTTGGTGCAGCTCCAGAGTGATGTCAGCGGCGTATGGTGGCCACATCATGTCAAAAATCCCCAGAGCCATCAGACAGGGAATCAAGGTGGTGTCATGTGCAGAGTACAAAAACAGCTTCCTGTTTGAGGGAGGTATTTACAGTTAGCCATTTaaagaacaaaccaaaacagGTTTGCGCAAAACAATAAAGGGTGTGTTTACAGGTGTCTAACCTTTTTGGCTCGGATGAGGTGCTCGGCTGTAGTTTCGCCTCAATGTTGGCTATCATTTTGTGCAGGAGGGGTCCCACACACAGCTGCAAGTTCTCCCTGCAAAAAACAGAGCCAGAGATATAAAGGGGAACTCATAACAAATGCTTTCCCAAGACTGTGGTCCTCTTTAGACAGAGCTTGAAAATAGGTGCATCCCCTGAAACTGCGTGGAGGCTCTTTCCCTTTGACACCCTCTTGTCTAAATCAAAAAGATGTACCTCTTGCTGGGTTCATACACATGGCAGATCATGTCCACAGCTCTCTGCTCCACTTTGTTCCTCCAGGTGTCCAGCACTGATGGGCAGGGCAGGCCGTGTGTCTGTTAATGTGCAGAGACATGACACAATCAGTCATTAGCTTTCAGCAACCCAAACTACAGGAAGGAAACTTCGACATGTCTATTGAGAAGGGACTTGCAGTAATGTCAATTTTAAGCTGTGACAGTAAAATCCCCCGGcagctttgttttcactttaactGGAGTATAGTTtgactgtaaaatgtgttgctttagTTATTCTGATAATTTGAACGAATTGTAACCGATATAAAAGTTGATTTGAAcataaaataatccaaaatgttACGTAGGGCTTCAGTGTTTTGCTGTTGAGGAAAACGGATCAGCAAATTCAGAAAAAGGATTAAAGAAAAGCTGCCCGCGTGGTCCTTTTCATCGAGAGAAGGTCatttaaaaatctataaaaaatgACCCTTTGACGTAGGATATGGACAAAGAAATGTAGCCTGTTATCtgttcattcattttgaatACATTACAAGAATGATTTTTCTTCCTAAGATATCTTCATTAGTAAATACCATAACTGCCAAAACTGGAATCATGCTGAATCTGGTATTTTAGCTTGTTAAATGTCTTGACCCAGATGAACTCTGTTGTGGATTTACGCTTTGTATAACTAGCAGCATGCTGGTTTGCCACCTCCATCCAGGCAAAGTCTTCATAATCATCATATGTATTCGGATAGCTTGTGGTGAGAGCTAATAAAAGTCATGTGAATCAGGATGCAGCAGTCACCTCTCTGGCAACCATGTCGTCCCTAATGAGGATGAAGTCGATGTGCTGGTGAGCGGCGATGCCCAGCGCGCTCTGGATGCTCTGCAGGTCTGCTGCAATGTCTGGCAGAGTGGATGACTCTGCCCAGCGGTGGCTACACAGAACAGACACAGTGTCAGccacaaaacacagaaacaccatAACAACCTGTCACAGGCATCTCCACTGGGTTAATAATTTTgcacaacacatttttctccaGTGTCCAGTTTTGAGCAGTGAGTGCAAAGGATGGTCGATGCCTGGTAGAAAGAAAGAGTCTACAAACCTGGCGAGGATTTTCAGCAGCTTGCATCCATGGTAGTTAGGATACAAGATTTCTGATTCTGCCGCCGTTGTGAATATAGGCACCACTTCTTTAAGTAGAACagaacattacaaaaaaacattagatAAGAAGCAGAATAGAAAAATGACATGATGCTCAGCTGGATTTAAAgcttacctttttgtttttgctggaACAGCCCTGCTACCAGGCACTTGGCAGATTCAATGGTCCTCACAATATTAGTAGAGCGTACactaaaaatggaaaaaacagGTCATGGACGGCAGCCATTTGGACAAGCCTCTTTACTGCTCTCTATAGTGTACAGAAAGTGTTTATTTCCTTGCTACCCTTCATGATTTGCAACACTTACTAGACCTCAGTGGGGCTAAAGGTGGAGCTGAGGAAGGAGCTCTCCTCTACGTATCTCGTCCTCAGCCTCTTGCCGAGCTCATACAGCTGCTGCATGCCAATGGTGGTCAGCTGACCAGGGAACGTGCCACCCTGCCAAGAGCGACAAAAGGGACCAGGTTTAACTCACAGATGTGGcctatcaaacacacacctgcgATCGCATGCAGGACTTCAGAGTGAGTGTGGTATAAGGATGGCCTGAGTCCATATTGTGGGATTTAGTTTTCTAAGCTAAATCCAGTGCAGTAAACCTCTTTAGCAAAGCAGCTAACTCAGCACAGGAAATGATCATTTATATGGACACTGGCTGGCAAACAAATCTCACTGGAAGCGCTACACACAGTCCAGCAGCAGAACAGAGAGGAGTTTAATGAATGAAACCGCTTTAATGTCATCTGTGTAGCTTGGTAATGAATCCTAGCGGCCACTAGATGGAGAAAGAATACTGAATCCACAAGTTTCTTCTACATGTAGGGTAGGAACATTGAAATACACAGAGTATAAAAGGTATTTAATAGAAAATCATTTGTCAGAACCTGATTACACAGAGccacataaaaaacaatagGCATTCACCGAAGCAGAACCTAAATTGTCTCGCAGACAAAGCTCAAATGTAGCAACATGTCTCAGCAAGTGTTTAAGAAGACTATACTTAATTAAACACCTGAATCTCTGGAACAGGCACACCTAAACTAAATGACACATTCCTAGCTACTACAGGTCTAAATGTCTGCGGTTATCCTCACATAACTACCAGACTTGTTGCACCTGAATTTGTTCCTTTAGCTCTGTTCTTAGCATGAATTCAAAGAGAGCGTTTACTCACGTTCAGTATGTTTTTCCGATAGCTGTCTTCTACAGGAGCCGGGGGCCTGGGGCCACCGTCGAGATCTGTCACCGCATAGTTGATCTGGGTGTGTGCTGGAGGCTCCAAGAGCGTTGGCACCCATTGGGCCTAGGACAAGACAATTGTGTCCAGATAAATCATTTGTATATAAAGATTGTATGTGATTGTAAGTGGTAAATAAGAGAGAGATTTACCTCCATCACATCAGGGATAGACTTAAGCGGCGTTCGTGCACCATGTCGGAACAGGACTTGGACCAGCTTTAGTTCATATGAAGAACTGGGATTTGTTTCAGCAGAGGGGCCGCTGGAAGCAGCCTGCTCGGATTCAGGCTTTTTCTGTGACCACAGCATGGAACCAAAAGCCATCGACACCGAACCAAAAACACCTGCTTTGGTCCAAAGATTCCTCATTGCTGTGCTGTGAACAAAACAGACACTTTGTTCAATGATTTTGTTAACCACACATgcattttatgctttttgtcATTAAGATTTTTATTACATTCTCACATTATATACATAAATGCAGAACAGAcataaactaaacaaaaaggcacaaagatgcatttttaacaaatataatCACCGTCGAATACAATTCTATGCACATCGTATACTGTTCATATCTCATAGAGCAACTTCTAACGTTAACCATTGCATGTTTATTACAGCTACCTTTGCCACATTGCATTACATTGTCTTACTGAATAAATActtatacatgtttttgtacTGTACCGTCCCTTTACAACTGTACATagttaaatgttcatttatcaCAGCACATTCTCAACACATCTCACAtgttgtaatacatttttaataatgcaacaaaaaaaagaagcaaagaaagGCAGTCAACCCCTTAAACCTGAGAAGCTGGAGCCACGGGTTCATTTTGACtgaaatgattatatttaaaacGACTAATCGTTATGGCTCTATGTAGTAGCCTGctttaaatgatcaaaataaACTAGCCGTCAACTCTACTCACGACTGTGATGAAGTTGATGCAGTTCCACTACAACATTATTCATATATAATGTTGAAATGATCCAGCTAATGCCAATACAATACTGTAAACTCAGTACTGATATCCTGAGCTAGCGAACACAAATGGATGAACTCGTTGCTGCCTGATGAAGcacggtaagaaaacactggctaACGTTAACTCTTTGAACACGAGCTAGGCACACATAATGATATCATGAAGTTTGACCTCCATCTCAACAGTTATCCTAGCTAACTGTTCAGCGTAACAACTAAGCTAACTTTCtctaagctaactagctactTACTTTCTGAAGCGAGGTTCTGCTGCTTAATCTCGATAGAAAACAGTGTTCAGTAAATTATAGATGCACTTGTGATTCGGCAAGTCTTCCCCAGTTTCAAACCAAAGGACATGTCGGGAACTGTAGGGGAGCTAATGCCATTGTACAATGAAAGTACAGGTAAGAGCTGCGAAGACAGAACTACATTTCCCGGCATACACCTCTCCCTCCGACCTTTCAAAGTGGAGGAATGCATCAAAGCGGGCTAATGCCCCCTACAGCCTATGTGTCAGCACTTCACAAGGTGTGCATTCAAAATCAAGTCGGAAGTATGAGCAAAAATTATATTTAAGGTACCAAAAATGACTtgtttgtatattatatattattatagatatatttttgtatcctTGTGTGAATTCATATCCCCTGTCCTATCCCCTATTTACCCTTATTGCCGTTGCTGTAAAACACCTTAATTTCCctacagggatcaataaaggttatCTTTTCTAATCTTATCTTAAAAAGAGATCCTCATGCAGAATGTCCCATTTTAGAATGACATATATTGATAATATTTTATCAAAACTAAGGAtgcattgatttttttcatcACTTAATTGTTGCACTTGATATAGATTGGGTTTACTTTGATCACTTTATACACTGCTGGGTTGCTTaaactataataaaatataataatttacaagttgatttatattttgtattaataatatcaATCTGAGAAGTAGTTCTTAACTGAAGCCTTCAAATAAATTTGGTGGAATCTACCCAAAATCTGCATACACAGTGTAAGGAGTAAAGGTATGAATAAACATAAAGTGATACTCAAATTAAGCACAAGTACGTCATATGTTTACTAttccattttaaaaatatgttactCTGACTCTAACTTTGCAGCTATTTATTACAGCACTGTAACTTTATCAATATCAATAACTTAGTACGTGTACAAAGATTTTGCTGCCTAAACTTAGTGAAATGTTGATTCACTTTCGATGAAGTAAATGATTTGACTGCTACCACCACTGAATGATACCCACCTTCTATCTTGATTTAAGGTGAATGTATTTTGCAAGCCATGTATTGTCAATTCATAGAAAATATATTGCAAACAATGATAATGAAATAAGGGCAACTCTGCAGAGGGGAATCGGATCTGCACCTAAAAGGCAGCATTGACTGCTTAGTTTCTGACGCTTTTGCTTGTGACAGACTTAATTGGACATTAGCGCTCAGCTTCCTGGCAGAGATAACGAGACAgtctttgtttgtgtcacaATCCTCTCCAGTCTGTGTCTTGCAGATGCTTTTTATTGAGAGCAGACTAGAAATCCAAGTGGCGATAGGATACtaacacaaaaaagaaatgctttatcctcttcttcctttccACTTATTATTGAGTTTACATCATTTCTATGAAGGTTTTAAAATGGTGCAAGCTGGTCTTGAGCCATATCAAGTACACTTCTCTCTGATTTTGCAAAACAGATTTCTATGTGTTGGTGTTGCAGAGATCTAAGAAAAACTTTGATTATCACTTCCGGGGACAAAAGCGTAGATTGTACAGTTGATTGTTTATTGATTTGTGACATGTGGTGATGACGTTTATTGCATAAATGTCTCTGTGGAAGAACCAAAACAATTTCGGTGGTTGCTTGTTGTAGGAGATGTGTATGATTAAACCATGATTGCAGTGGATGTTCATTTACAAATGGCTGTGACAAACAAATTAtgatacataaaataaaaacgagACACAGcaaatgtaatgaaatacaATCGAAGATATCAACTAAAACATACATATTGCACAGGGACAAATTCACTATTTACACAATGGCTCcaggacagaaacagaaaaacgtAAGTGCAATGTTTCCCCCCAGTGGTCAGGTCTCCTCATAACACATTCAGACAGGAGCTCTTCTTCCCTTGGATCTCTCTCTCTAAAAAAGCAGGCTACATTCTCTTATTCTGCACACAGATGATCCTGTCACATTGTACACAATGAACACCGTTTTAATTCaactttcatttgaaatgttaggtgatcattttaaatgtacagttacattttttgcaATCAAATTACAGTCTGCTATGGCTTTTTGGAAAGGAAAATATACATAGAGACATGGTGTATCGAAAAGATATATATGTTTTCAAATTTCTTAAGGCACTGCATACGCcctggataaaaaaaacaacatccaatttacagtatatactgGCAAGTTTCACAGTTAATTGCATATAAACTCCCGGTTTTCTCTATGCGTCTCTTATTTTTGCAGTTGGAGAGTAAAACAATGTTGTAAGTAATTGAATAGCTACGATTTGTATCATATTTTTCTttccaattaaatgttttccGTAGGTCACCTCCAGCAAGCatcatgtcatttttaattaaatgtctttttctctccttttgttttgggattttacttttaatctaaaacataaaatgtgcaATAGTCACATATCAACCCTGTTAACCCTgctctcttttttaaatgattttcttttgcagtttcgttttcagtttttcaaacaCCGGGACAGATTGGTTCACAACCATGCTCTCAGAGCTTACACATGTATAGTTTACATAGTCCACACACATATCTCAGTGTCTATAGTGAACATTTAGTCCATCCTCCATAGCCAAGTGGCAGGCTTCAATGCAAGAGTTTGCataatttgtttgtgttcacaTTCTGACCCATTCACTCAGTATTGACACTTCCTGAACTCATCTTCTTGTCCCCACTCTTTGCTTCTGAAAGTCaaatccccctcctctccccgtCTATACGGCCAGATCGTCCTGTCGAGCCCGGCTGCTGCTCGCGCTGGTCTTGCTCAGGCGGCGTTTGTCCTTCATGTTGCTGGAGTGCAGCAGGGGTGATGGTGCGCAGCTGTTTGGCAGCTCTGTGGGCATATGGTCATATCTCATCCTCAGAAagacttcctcttcctcctggttATCGCAGCTATGATGCCGCTCAGTGGCTAAGTTGACTGAGTTCTGCTGCAGTGCCATCCTGTTGTTGAAGGGTTGAGAGGCCATAGAGGTCATGGGGTTCATGGACCCATTGGCTGCCAGACACTGGCTGAAGTCAGGGGGTGGGGTGCAGGAGACAGAGGGCAGAGGGGGGCTGTTGGGCTCTAAAGATGCGGACACGGTCACAGCTCGGTGTTTGCTCTTCTTCAGTCTCTTGTTGCGTAAACACCTCCTGCTGCTTTTCCAGGCAAGGTGGTAGAGCTCCaacacagacagcagcagagacacaccGGCCACCACCAgcatgaagatgatgaagacgTTCTTTTCTGTGGGACGGGACATGTAGCAGTTGACCGGGTTTGGGCAGGGCCAGGTCTCGCACAGGTACAGCGCCCTGAGGAACACCCCGTATATCATGTACTGCACCACAATAAATGTCACTTCCATCACTGTGCGGATCAAGATGCTCAGGATGTAAGTCTGCAGCAGTGCTCCTTTAAGGTGAAAATGGTTAGTCCCATCAGAAGTCATCTTTCCACTCTCCTTCCGCTGCAGGtactccttctcctcctccaggtcgtcttcatcttcccctctctcctcctgttcctTCCTACGCTGCTTCTCTTCTCTCCGCACAATGTGCATGGCATGGCCCATGTAGATGAGGGATGGGGTGGAGACGAAAACAATCTGCAGCACCCAGTAGCGTATGTGGGCAATGGGAAAGGCGCTGTCATAACACACGTTGGTGCAACCGGGCTGCTGGGTGTCACATAGGAAGTCACTCTGCTCGTCCCCCCAGGAGGACTCGGCCGCTGTGCCAAGGACCAGGATGCGGAAGATGAAGAGGACGGTGAGCCAGACCTTCCCAACCGAGGTGGAGTGTTCCTGGACCTCCTCTAGGAAGTTCCCCAGGAGACTCCAATCCCCCATCACTGCTCAAAGGCCTGAGCACACACCTGAGACACAAAAACTGGAaatggaggagagaaagagcaaAAGAAAAGTGCACTGGAGGTGAAGAGATGAAGTTCTTGAGGTGGACAgaagacagagggggaaaaaagagaaaagagaaaatctgA
This genomic stretch from Eleginops maclovinus isolate JMC-PN-2008 ecotype Puerto Natales chromosome 7, JC_Emac_rtc_rv5, whole genome shotgun sequence harbors:
- the acp6 gene encoding lysophosphatidic acid phosphatase type 6, giving the protein MRNLWTKAGVFGSVSMAFGSMLWSQKKPESEQAASSGPSAETNPSSSYELKLVQVLFRHGARTPLKSIPDVMEAQWVPTLLEPPAHTQINYAVTDLDGGPRPPAPVEDSYRKNILNGGTFPGQLTTIGMQQLYELGKRLRTRYVEESSFLSSTFSPTEVYVRSTNIVRTIESAKCLVAGLFQQKQKEVVPIFTTAAESEILYPNYHGCKLLKILASHRWAESSTLPDIAADLQSIQSALGIAAHQHIDFILIRDDMVARETHGLPCPSVLDTWRNKVEQRAVDMICHVYEPSKRENLQLCVGPLLHKMIANIEAKLQPSTSSEPKRKLFLYSAHDTTLIPCLMALGIFDMMWPPYAADITLELHQHRQTNKPFVKVSYIGQDQLIPGCSGVYCPLDEFKQVLSSYSLSSELYHSLCDSKEDSTKP
- the gja5a gene encoding gap junction protein, alpha 5a, whose translation is MGDWSLLGNFLEEVQEHSTSVGKVWLTVLFIFRILVLGTAAESSWGDEQSDFLCDTQQPGCTNVCYDSAFPIAHIRYWVLQIVFVSTPSLIYMGHAMHIVRREEKQRRKEQEERGEDEDDLEEEKEYLQRKESGKMTSDGTNHFHLKGALLQTYILSILIRTVMEVTFIVVQYMIYGVFLRALYLCETWPCPNPVNCYMSRPTEKNVFIIFMLVVAGVSLLLSVLELYHLAWKSSRRCLRNKRLKKSKHRAVTVSASLEPNSPPLPSVSCTPPPDFSQCLAANGSMNPMTSMASQPFNNRMALQQNSVNLATERHHSCDNQEEEEVFLRMRYDHMPTELPNSCAPSPLLHSSNMKDKRRLSKTSASSSRARQDDLAV